A stretch of [Clostridium] scindens DNA encodes these proteins:
- a CDS encoding TetR/AcrR family transcriptional regulator → MEDRRVKKTKKNLKRTLIDMLQDMPFERISVTELCTRADTSRITFYTHYSDKYALVDDIFMDMIEAGTKIYEDMQIENNPQMDPVVSYCNVLDSILILFYDNLDFFRHTAPDENPHLAFSFYNYVLQTVEMHTAKESRVIKLKYSTQRIAGFLCYGMVGFINEGHSENVPLKKLYEDARQLLMDLLKSDILVYF, encoded by the coding sequence ATGGAAGATCGCCGGGTAAAGAAGACAAAGAAAAATCTCAAACGCACCTTGATAGACATGCTTCAGGATATGCCTTTTGAACGTATCTCCGTCACGGAACTGTGCACCCGTGCAGACACGAGCCGCATCACATTCTACACCCATTACAGTGATAAATATGCCCTGGTAGACGATATTTTCATGGACATGATCGAGGCTGGAACGAAGATTTACGAAGATATGCAGATAGAAAACAACCCGCAGATGGATCCTGTGGTCAGCTACTGCAACGTGCTGGACAGCATCCTGATCCTGTTCTACGACAATCTGGATTTCTTCCGCCACACGGCTCCTGACGAGAATCCCCATCTGGCCTTCAGTTTCTACAACTATGTGCTTCAGACGGTAGAAATGCATACCGCCAAAGAAAGCCGGGTCATAAAGTTAAAATATTCCACTCAGAGAATCGCCGGCTTCCTCTGCTACGGCATGGTGGGCTTCATCAATGAAGGGCATTCCGAAAACGTCCCTCTTAAGAAACTTTATGAAGATGCCCGGCAACTCTTAATGGATCTGCTAAAATCTGATATACTGGTCTATTTTTAA
- a CDS encoding ACT domain-containing protein produces MGMSNTIQQLSVFMENREGRLDEILKILSEAGVNIVALSLADTSEYGMLRMIVSDPHKGRAALKDEGITAMLTDVVALRVPHATGSLSKAMHQIVEGEVNIEYMYAFANGSDAAAVLKSDDPARVIDILKGSGFDVYSADEAYRANM; encoded by the coding sequence ATGGGTATGAGCAATACGATTCAGCAGTTATCAGTATTTATGGAAAATAGAGAAGGACGTCTGGATGAGATACTGAAGATCCTTTCAGAGGCAGGCGTCAATATCGTGGCACTTAGCCTGGCAGATACCTCAGAGTACGGCATGCTCCGCATGATCGTATCAGATCCGCACAAGGGACGCGCGGCGCTGAAAGATGAGGGAATCACCGCCATGCTGACGGACGTGGTGGCGCTTCGGGTTCCACATGCCACAGGCTCCCTAAGTAAAGCAATGCACCAGATTGTAGAGGGAGAAGTAAATATCGAGTATATGTATGCATTTGCCAACGGAAGCGATGCTGCAGCAGTGCTTAAGAGCGATGATCCTGCGAGAGTGATCGACATCCTAAAAGGCAGCGGGTTCGACGTATACAGTGCGGACGAGGCATACAGGGCTAATATGTAA
- a CDS encoding sensor histidine kinase: MSILRTGRTLKRLDEMLTDAIEGRFEEGKYDETELSRLESRWKQYLTTSKLSVEAARRERTDIKSILSDISHQTKTPLSNIILYSELLKEQPLTPEGLEIADQLGGQAKKLEFLIQALVKMSRLESDILEVKPKKQPLAPLVERALRDVSSKARKKSITIKQEPFGRIQAVYDLKWTQEALFNILDNGVKYSPPGSAITVSVKVYEMHVCIQVEDEGPGIPEEERTKIFQRFYRGEVNQQEEGVGIGLYLAREILRREDGYIKVGPGHGKGTVFGIYLGIDEFFQNC, encoded by the coding sequence ATGAGCATATTGAGGACCGGAAGGACGCTTAAGCGCTTGGATGAGATGCTGACGGATGCGATCGAGGGAAGGTTTGAAGAGGGAAAATACGATGAGACAGAACTTTCCAGGCTGGAATCCCGGTGGAAGCAGTATCTGACCACATCCAAACTGTCGGTAGAAGCAGCCAGAAGGGAGAGGACGGATATCAAGTCGATCCTGTCTGACATCTCTCATCAGACGAAGACGCCGCTTTCGAACATCATTCTATACAGCGAACTGCTAAAGGAGCAGCCGCTTACCCCGGAGGGGCTGGAGATCGCGGACCAGCTTGGCGGTCAGGCAAAAAAATTGGAATTCCTGATCCAGGCGCTGGTCAAGATGTCCCGGCTGGAGAGCGATATTCTGGAAGTAAAGCCTAAAAAGCAGCCTCTGGCACCGCTGGTGGAGCGGGCTTTAAGGGATGTATCATCCAAAGCCAGGAAGAAATCCATTACGATTAAGCAGGAACCATTTGGCAGGATTCAGGCCGTGTATGATTTGAAATGGACCCAGGAGGCGCTGTTTAATATCCTTGACAACGGCGTGAAATATTCTCCGCCCGGGAGCGCCATCACGGTAAGCGTGAAAGTTTATGAGATGCATGTATGCATCCAGGTGGAAGACGAGGGCCCGGGGATACCGGAAGAAGAGCGGACCAAGATCTTTCAGAGGTTTTACCGCGGGGAGGTTAACCAGCAGGAAGAAGGCGTGGGCATCGGCCTGTACCTGGCCCGGGAGATTCTCAGAAGGGAAGACGGCTATATCAAGGTAGGCCCGGGGCACGGAAAAGGAACGGTTTTCGGGATATATCTGGGAATCGATGAATTCTTTCAGAACTGTTAG
- a CDS encoding helix-turn-helix domain-containing protein, producing the protein MEFSEKLIQLRRKQGMSQEQLADRLGITRQSVSKWESGAALPELAKLITLSEMFQVSIDYLVKDAEEPKEAEREESRRLEEKVDNIVRYMRGYHYTSKTTIKGVPLVCVRLSRRLGKEGVAKGIIAVGNVAIGVLSFGCVSVGVISIGCLGIGILALGCIAVGLMALGAMAAGIVAIGSLAVGIYAAGAAAFGKEVAIGAAAHGNTVIGESVKGAHCLRWYSGLSAEEARRFILESHPRLWSPLLKFLAAIAGSMGR; encoded by the coding sequence ATGGAATTTTCAGAGAAATTAATACAGCTTAGAAGGAAACAGGGGATGTCCCAGGAGCAGCTAGCAGACCGTCTGGGGATCACGCGCCAGTCTGTCAGCAAATGGGAATCCGGCGCGGCGCTTCCGGAATTAGCCAAATTGATCACGCTGTCAGAGATGTTCCAAGTAAGCATAGACTACCTGGTAAAAGATGCCGAAGAGCCAAAAGAGGCAGAGAGAGAAGAAAGCAGGCGCCTGGAAGAAAAGGTGGACAACATCGTCCGGTATATGAGAGGATATCATTACACAAGCAAGACCACGATAAAAGGCGTGCCTCTTGTATGCGTCCGGCTGTCCAGGCGGCTCGGCAAGGAAGGGGTGGCGAAAGGAATCATTGCCGTCGGAAACGTGGCCATTGGCGTGCTGTCATTTGGCTGCGTCTCCGTGGGCGTTATCAGCATTGGCTGCCTGGGCATTGGAATTCTGGCGTTAGGCTGCATCGCCGTTGGCCTGATGGCCTTGGGAGCAATGGCAGCCGGAATCGTAGCGATCGGTTCCCTGGCGGTCGGGATCTATGCGGCCGGCGCGGCGGCGTTTGGAAAAGAAGTCGCGATCGGAGCCGCTGCACATGGCAATACGGTGATTGGAGAGTCCGTGAAGGGAGCGCATTGCCTCAGATGGTACAGCGGACTTAGCGCAGAGGAGGCCAGGCGGTTTATTCTGGAAAGCCATCCCCGCCTGTGGAGTCCTCTGCTTAAGTTTCTCGCCGCAATAGCCGGCAGCATGGGAAGATAA
- a CDS encoding response regulator transcription factor has product MEKTILVVEDDRGLNQGVAMALKNPMYRFLSAYTLKEAIEYWKDNQIDMVILDINLPDGSGYGFLESVRKESQIPVIMLTANDMEIDEVRGIEMGADDYITKPFSLMVLRARVERLFARAGRQEGKEFQEEGYRFSFDRQEFAVEGKPVVLSKTEQKLLRMLVTRPGQTLTREILNEGIWQEGSDYIDENALSVTVARLRKKLKLSGEECPIRTVYGIGYVWERGKER; this is encoded by the coding sequence ATGGAAAAGACAATCTTAGTAGTAGAGGATGACCGGGGACTTAACCAGGGCGTGGCTATGGCCCTTAAGAATCCGATGTATCGTTTCCTGTCGGCCTATACATTGAAAGAAGCCATTGAATACTGGAAAGATAATCAGATTGACATGGTCATCCTGGACATTAATCTGCCGGATGGAAGCGGCTATGGATTCTTAGAATCCGTACGGAAGGAATCGCAGATTCCTGTGATCATGCTGACAGCCAATGACATGGAGATCGACGAAGTGCGAGGCATCGAGATGGGAGCGGATGATTACATTACGAAGCCTTTTAGCCTGATGGTCCTTCGGGCCAGAGTAGAGCGCCTGTTTGCCAGGGCAGGCAGACAGGAAGGCAAGGAGTTTCAGGAGGAAGGATATCGATTTTCCTTTGACCGTCAGGAATTCGCGGTGGAAGGAAAACCCGTTGTACTAAGCAAGACGGAACAGAAACTTCTGCGAATGCTGGTTACGCGTCCGGGACAGACGCTTACCAGAGAGATTCTCAATGAGGGGATCTGGCAGGAAGGCTCGGATTATATCGATGAGAATGCCTTGTCGGTCACTGTGGCAAGGCTTAGGAAGAAATTAAAACTTTCAGGAGAAGAATGTCCGATACGTACGGTTTATGGAATTGGATACGTGTGGGAGAGAGGGAAGGAAAGATGA
- a CDS encoding ABC transporter permease, translating into MRKVANKEAVRRLSDRGFQTNKLRNSIAAIAIALTAMLFTALFTIGIGALSTFQMQTARQAGGDTHGVIKNLTKEEYETLKEHPLIKESMPCKLVADYVRNPEFLKRHVEAWYYPKNAYPHCFIEILKGKAPKKADEILLDETSMELLGLKKEPGQKVTLQLQIRQYDEAITKRTFTVTGITRSDPALNVGFAIVSEAYVEAHADELVYNGIDHRESQTGSIRMDVMFSNSFNIQKKLDQVITESGYSIKETDENYIASNGNWAYVSDEADADPMTMGAVAGGLLLILLTGYLIIYNIFRISIMKDIRYYGLLKTIGTTGRQIKRIIRRQALKLSLIGIPVGLLAGFFVGKGLVPVIMKSLGDIVEYSTVPANPLIFIGAAVFTLVTVFISTGHPARMAARVSPIEALRYTEGSKARKKGKHSLSGGRIWRMAMSNLGRSKGKTTIIIASLSLAIILLNSVFTITHSFDMDKYLQSFIKPDFLIANAKYFGMDNYRGRNLETIDEENLTESYIEYCQGLKGYEDGGRLYGAGSFVGVKQKGITIPPGIEQDSNGMPGEYYGKEFIPIDTNEQGDFEVYLYGAEDYVVNEMQVWEGESDLNVIKDKLKTGDYIVYAAPVTDKGAIRKDRVLNHPGDKVTLTYKDQNGEPKEKEVTVLSVIKEDYWNLTTRMSAYFPYYIGAEPFKEIVSQKFLMSYSFDVKDGYARETDAALKGYTSSTEPLMDYSSKLQYEKSFYTLTNMFLLIGGALAFVIGVIGILNFVNSILTGIITRQREFAMMEAIGMTKRQLTKMVMAEGLYYAALTIVFSFVAGSLFSLTAVRTLSGGMWFMQYKFMITPMLVVFPILLIMGGLVPYLAFRFGRKGTVVEELQKE; encoded by the coding sequence ATGCGTAAGGTAGCAAATAAAGAAGCCGTGCGCCGCCTTTCCGACCGGGGCTTTCAGACGAATAAGCTGAGAAACAGCATAGCAGCGATCGCGATCGCGCTTACGGCAATGCTGTTTACCGCCCTTTTCACCATAGGGATTGGCGCTCTTAGCACGTTTCAGATGCAGACGGCAAGGCAGGCTGGAGGGGATACCCACGGCGTGATCAAGAATCTGACAAAAGAAGAATATGAGACGCTAAAGGAGCATCCGCTGATCAAGGAGAGCATGCCCTGCAAGCTGGTGGCGGATTATGTGCGTAATCCGGAATTCTTAAAGCGGCATGTGGAGGCATGGTATTATCCAAAGAATGCTTATCCCCACTGTTTTATAGAGATTCTTAAAGGGAAGGCTCCCAAGAAGGCAGATGAGATTCTGCTAGACGAGACTTCCATGGAATTGCTGGGATTAAAAAAGGAGCCGGGGCAGAAGGTTACGCTTCAGCTGCAGATTCGCCAGTATGATGAGGCGATTACGAAGCGGACATTTACGGTCACAGGAATCACAAGATCCGATCCGGCCCTGAACGTAGGATTTGCCATCGTATCGGAGGCGTACGTTGAGGCGCATGCCGACGAGCTTGTCTACAATGGGATTGACCACAGGGAGTCTCAGACAGGTTCGATCCGTATGGATGTCATGTTCTCCAACAGTTTCAATATCCAGAAGAAACTGGATCAGGTGATCACGGAAAGCGGATATTCTATCAAGGAGACGGATGAAAACTATATCGCAAGCAACGGGAACTGGGCCTATGTATCCGACGAGGCAGATGCAGACCCGATGACCATGGGGGCTGTTGCAGGAGGGCTGCTTCTGATCCTGCTGACCGGGTATTTGATCATATACAATATCTTCCGGATCTCGATCATGAAGGATATCCGTTATTATGGCCTGCTTAAGACCATTGGGACTACCGGGAGGCAGATCAAGCGGATCATCAGACGGCAGGCGCTGAAACTGTCCCTGATTGGAATTCCAGTCGGGCTGCTGGCGGGATTCTTTGTAGGAAAAGGCCTGGTGCCAGTGATCATGAAATCATTGGGAGATATAGTGGAATACAGCACGGTGCCGGCAAATCCGCTGATCTTTATCGGAGCGGCCGTCTTTACCCTGGTAACGGTATTCATTTCCACGGGGCATCCGGCCAGAATGGCAGCCCGGGTATCTCCGATCGAAGCGCTGAGGTATACAGAGGGAAGCAAGGCGCGCAAAAAAGGAAAGCACTCTTTAAGCGGAGGCAGGATATGGCGGATGGCTATGTCGAACCTGGGAAGGAGCAAGGGAAAGACGACGATTATCATTGCGTCGCTGTCTCTGGCGATCATCCTTCTAAACAGCGTATTTACGATAACCCATTCGTTTGATATGGATAAGTACCTGCAAAGTTTTATAAAGCCGGATTTCCTCATTGCAAACGCAAAATATTTCGGCATGGACAATTATAGAGGAAGGAACTTAGAAACCATTGATGAGGAAAATCTGACGGAGTCGTACATCGAATACTGCCAGGGATTAAAAGGCTATGAAGATGGCGGAAGGCTCTACGGGGCAGGTTCCTTCGTGGGCGTAAAACAGAAAGGCATCACCATTCCTCCCGGAATAGAACAAGATTCAAACGGAATGCCCGGGGAATACTATGGGAAAGAATTCATTCCAATTGACACCAATGAGCAGGGTGATTTTGAAGTGTATCTCTATGGGGCAGAAGACTATGTCGTAAATGAGATGCAGGTCTGGGAAGGAGAAAGCGATCTTAACGTCATTAAGGACAAATTAAAAACAGGCGATTATATTGTGTATGCAGCGCCGGTTACCGATAAAGGGGCAATCCGAAAAGACCGGGTCCTGAACCATCCGGGTGACAAGGTAACCCTTACCTACAAGGATCAAAATGGGGAGCCAAAGGAAAAGGAAGTGACGGTATTGTCCGTTATCAAGGAGGACTATTGGAACTTGACCACCCGCATGTCCGCCTATTTTCCATATTATATAGGGGCGGAGCCATTTAAGGAGATCGTTTCGCAGAAGTTCCTGATGTCATACTCTTTTGATGTCAAAGATGGATATGCAAGAGAGACGGACGCAGCATTAAAGGGCTATACGTCAAGCACTGAGCCATTGATGGATTATAGTTCAAAACTACAATATGAGAAAAGTTTCTATACGCTGACGAATATGTTCCTGCTTATCGGCGGCGCCCTGGCTTTTGTCATAGGAGTGATCGGGATCTTGAACTTTGTCAATTCCATACTAACAGGAATCATTACCAGGCAGAGAGAATTTGCCATGATGGAGGCCATCGGAATGACGAAGAGGCAGCTGACAAAAATGGTGATGGCAGAAGGACTTTATTACGCCGCACTGACCATAGTATTCTCGTTTGTGGCGGGCAGCCTGTTCTCATTGACCGCAGTAAGGACATTGTCCGGGGGCATGTGGTTCATGCAGTATAAGTTCATGATCACGCCGATGCTGGTGGTATTCCCAATCCTGCTGATAATGGGAGGGCTGGTGCCTTACCTGGCATTCCGGTTCGGAAGAAAGGGAACCGTGGTAGAAGAATTGCAAAAAGAATAA
- a CDS encoding xanthine phosphoribosyltransferase, with the protein MNFLEERILKDGIVKDGNVLKVDSFLNHQMDIALFNEIGKEFKKRFEGKKINKILTIEASGIGIACIVAQHFDVPVVFAKKAKSINLEGEMYVAEVESFTHNCKNQVIVAQKFLSEKDHVLIIDDFLANGCALQGLIQIVQSAEATVEGIGIVVEKGFQPGGRIIRNLGIQLESLAIVERMDSSTGEIAFRAQEG; encoded by the coding sequence ATGAATTTTTTAGAAGAACGTATATTGAAGGATGGAATTGTAAAGGATGGAAATGTGCTCAAGGTGGACAGTTTCCTGAACCATCAGATGGATATCGCGCTGTTTAATGAGATTGGAAAGGAATTCAAGAAACGATTCGAAGGAAAGAAGATTAATAAGATCCTTACCATCGAAGCGTCCGGGATCGGAATCGCCTGTATCGTGGCACAGCATTTCGACGTGCCGGTGGTGTTTGCCAAAAAGGCTAAGAGTATCAACTTAGAGGGAGAGATGTATGTGGCGGAGGTAGAGTCATTTACCCACAACTGCAAGAATCAGGTGATCGTAGCCCAGAAGTTCCTCAGTGAAAAAGACCATGTCCTGATCATTGATGATTTCCTGGCAAATGGCTGCGCGCTTCAGGGCCTGATCCAGATTGTGCAGTCCGCCGAAGCGACGGTGGAGGGGATCGGAATTGTCGTGGAAAAAGGATTCCAGCCAGGGGGAAGGATCATCCGAAATCTGGGAATCCAGCTGGAATCGCTGGCTATCGTGGAACGTATGGATTCTTCGACCGGCGAGATTGCATTCAGAGCGCAAGAAGGTTAG
- a CDS encoding ABC transporter ATP-binding protein has product MAILKTENLKKYYGKDTTLVKALNGVDLEVGKGEFLSIVGTSGSGKSTLLHMLGGLDRPTSGKVYVDGKDIFKLKDEELTIFRRRKIGFVFQNYNLVPILNVYENIVLPMELDGTRVDKKYVKEVIKTLGLQEKIYSLPSQLSGGQQQRVAIARALAAKPAIILADEPTGNLDSVTSQDVLSLMKITSQRYGQTMVMITHNEEIAQMSDRIIRIEDGKITGKGGEANA; this is encoded by the coding sequence ATGGCAATATTGAAGACAGAAAACCTGAAGAAATATTATGGGAAAGATACGACACTGGTGAAGGCCCTAAACGGGGTGGATCTGGAAGTGGGAAAAGGAGAGTTCCTGTCCATTGTAGGGACCAGCGGCTCGGGAAAGTCTACGCTCCTTCATATGCTGGGAGGCCTGGACCGCCCTACCAGCGGCAAGGTATATGTAGATGGCAAGGACATCTTCAAACTAAAGGATGAAGAACTCACCATCTTCCGCAGAAGAAAGATTGGCTTCGTGTTCCAGAACTACAATCTGGTCCCAATATTAAATGTATATGAGAACATCGTGCTGCCTATGGAACTGGACGGAACCCGGGTGGATAAAAAATATGTAAAAGAAGTTATAAAGACCCTGGGACTGCAGGAAAAGATCTACAGCCTTCCATCCCAGCTCTCCGGTGGCCAGCAGCAGAGGGTTGCCATCGCCCGGGCGCTGGCGGCAAAGCCTGCTATCATCCTGGCGGATGAGCCGACGGGAAATCTGGACTCCGTGACCAGCCAGGATGTATTAAGCCTGATGAAGATTACCAGCCAGCGTTACGGGCAGACCATGGTGATGATTACCCACAATGAAGAGATTGCCCAGATGTCAGACCGGATCATCCGTATCGAGGACGGCAAGATTACCGGCAAAGGCGGTGAGGCAAATGCGTAA
- a CDS encoding DegV family protein, producing MSDIAVMTDSNCGLLPEEGRRYGISILPMPVLIDGNTYYEGVDITSEMFYEKQKAGALITSSQPSPGDVMGMWDRLLKEHDEVVYIPMSSGLSQSCASSMSFAREEKYKGRVFVVDNHRISVTLTHAVLDALHLAGEGKSGAKIKEILEQEAMDSTIYIAVDTLEYLKKGGRVTAAGAAIGTALNIKPVLTIQGDKLDAFAKVRGMKSAFRTMCKALHNDIETRFSHLHEHGMLQLGIANTWMDTETIEKWKQALTLEFPGMELTHIPLTLSIGCHTGPGALGIGAVRKHTL from the coding sequence ATGTCTGATATTGCGGTAATGACAGACAGTAATTGTGGATTACTGCCGGAAGAAGGCAGGAGATATGGAATCAGCATTTTGCCTATGCCGGTATTGATAGACGGAAATACATATTATGAAGGAGTAGACATTACGTCAGAGATGTTTTATGAGAAGCAGAAGGCAGGCGCCTTGATCACTTCGTCCCAGCCTTCGCCCGGAGACGTGATGGGGATGTGGGACCGGCTTCTTAAGGAGCATGACGAAGTGGTATATATTCCGATGTCCAGCGGGCTTAGCCAGTCCTGTGCAAGCAGCATGTCGTTCGCCAGGGAAGAAAAGTACAAAGGCCGCGTATTCGTGGTGGATAATCATAGAATATCTGTAACGCTTACCCACGCCGTTCTGGATGCCCTGCATCTGGCCGGGGAGGGGAAGAGCGGTGCGAAGATCAAAGAGATTCTCGAGCAGGAGGCCATGGATTCCACCATCTATATTGCCGTGGATACGCTGGAATACCTGAAAAAAGGCGGAAGGGTGACTGCGGCTGGCGCGGCTATCGGAACGGCTCTTAACATTAAGCCGGTGCTTACGATACAAGGAGACAAGCTGGATGCATTTGCAAAGGTAAGAGGAATGAAGTCGGCATTTCGCACGATGTGCAAGGCGCTTCATAATGATATTGAGACCAGATTTTCGCATCTGCATGAACATGGAATGCTTCAATTGGGGATTGCAAATACTTGGATGGACACAGAGACGATCGAGAAGTGGAAACAGGCGCTGACCTTGGAATTTCCGGGAATGGAACTGACCCATATACCGCTGACGCTCAGCATTGGCTGCCATACAGGCCCTGGAGCGCTGGGAATCGGAGCAGTCAGAAAGCATACTCTATAA